A part of Apostichopus japonicus isolate 1M-3 chromosome 10, ASM3797524v1, whole genome shotgun sequence genomic DNA contains:
- the LOC139975441 gene encoding 52 kDa repressor of the inhibitor of the protein kinase-like yields the protein MNMVKKNKEECPVIIETSTPKTIEEYLESCYEENETTYTLEEPRLTGNIIGKAIISEIETSGLSLEAAIGQSYDGASVMSSESVGTCAYVKNHCPYAEYYHCSAHALNLTLVHASKIPAVRNMISTVKEITNFFSTSNKKKITLKMAHDLSRKSQGGALQSLCETRWIERITALENFASNYVTIVRALMAISRWKDASAKSKAAWLIQSITDSTFIVTLFTCVVITSNIDQLSKRLQQKGTCLSSAMGNVNNIMAVLEDDRKNSNHRFEAIMQLINDTISPLKLNIERPRIAKRSTLRPNPDVPTATDYFRVTIFTPFLDTVIHQMHFRFNDKTQFSGTFDILLPSSKCLKDDMKEEKFAQLWKKYAATLHANQVQPDDTAGVHALTQYRQWVMKWKMEPSESVPSEHMSAIQHCDVDMFPCIYGLLNIAIILPVSTATVERSFSSLRLLKTYLRNRSSETRLNGLTMMYVHPNEKIDIERVIERFASDSNRRLLIL from the coding sequence ATGAATatggtgaaaaaaaacaaagaggaaTGTCCAGTCATCATAGAAACAAGTACACCCAAAACAATCGAAGAATATTTGGAGAGCTGCtatgaagaaaatgaaacaacatACACTCTCGAAGAGCCAAGACTTACTGGAAACATCATTGGTAAAGCCATCATTAGTGAGATTGAAACCAGTGGTTTATCTCTCGAAGCTGCAATCGGACAAAGCTATGACGGAGCCAGTGTTATGAGCTCGGAATCTGTCGGTACATGCGCATATGTTAAGAATCATTGTCCATATGCAGAGTACTATCACTGCTCTGCACATGCCCTCAATTTGACCCTGGTTCATGCTTCAAAAATCCCTGCGGTTCGCAACATGATCAGTACAGTAAAAGAGATAACAAATTTCTTCTCAACTagcaacaaaaagaaaataacactaAAAATGGCTCATGACTTATCGCGAAAAAGCCAGGGAGGCGCCCTTCAATCACTATGTGAGACTAGATGGATTGAACGCATAACCGCTCTTGAGAATTTTGCATCTAACTACGTTACAATAGTGCGGGCCTTAATGGCAATCAGTCGGTGGAAAGACGCCTCTGCCAAATCAAAAGCAGCATGGCTAATTCAATCAATTACAGACAGCACATTTATAGTCACTTTGTTTACTTGTGTTGTAATCACATCAAATATTGATCAACTATCCAAAAGGTTACAACAGAAAGGCACATGCTTGTCGAGTGCCATGGGCAATGTAAACAATATTATGGCTGTTCTGGAAGATGACCGAAAGAACAGTAATCATAGATTTGAAGCAATTATGCAGTTGATTAACGATACCATCTCTCCACTCAAGCTTAACATCGAACGTCCTCGAATCGCTAAGCGGTCAACACTTAGACCCAATCCTGACGTGCCTACTGCAACAGATTATTTCCGAGTTACTATTTTCACACCGTTCTTAGACACGGTTATACATCAAATGCATTTTCGCTTCAACGACAAAACCCAGTTCTCGGGAACATTCGACATCTTACTGCCATCATCAAAATGCCTCAAGGACGATATGAAGGAAGAAAAATTTGCACAGCTCTGGAAAAAATATGCTGCAACTCTGCACGCAAACCAAGTTCAGCCTGACGACACAGCAGGCGTACATGCGTTAACACAGTACAGACAATGGGTGATGAAATGGAAAATGGAGCCCTCTGAGAGTGTGCCTTCTGAGCACATGTCTGCAATACAACACTGCGATGTTGACATGTTTCCTTGCATTTATGGCTTACTCAATATTGCCATCATCTTGCCTGTctccacagcaactgttgagcgATCCTTTTCATCCCTTAGGCTTCTCAAAACGTACCTTCGTAACAGATCATCTGAAACACGATTGAATGGTTTGACAATGATGTACGTTCACCCTAATGAGAAGATTGACATTGAACGCGTAATTGAACGTTTCGCCAGTGACAGCAACCGTCGCTTATTAATACTATAA